A single window of uncultured Pseudodesulfovibrio sp. DNA harbors:
- a CDS encoding DNA polymerase III subunit delta', which translates to MMLNGDPLAALAGYEHAVKRLNAIAHDPPQSIVIEGGDADSRVALALYWAMRLNCASGSVPCGQCPACKQIGDLAFNDLLFFDGREGLIKVDPVRQLRSTWGQPPNGDGYRVTIFAEAQMFMTEAANALLKSLEEPRPGNVFVLAAPQRERLLETLVSRSWVVTMAWPDVRQNTPEVTEWLQALVAFWQTGRGWFARTSTKGAVDKHLAMQVVLGMQRELREAMSGSCGSPLSSTLANSHDLISLRRIGLVLDKAQEALNTQVPVNPAMVLDWVATRMI; encoded by the coding sequence ATGATGTTGAATGGTGATCCGCTGGCTGCCCTCGCAGGGTACGAGCATGCGGTGAAACGCCTCAATGCCATTGCTCACGATCCTCCTCAATCAATTGTTATTGAAGGTGGCGACGCGGATTCCCGCGTCGCCCTCGCTTTGTATTGGGCCATGCGGCTTAATTGTGCATCGGGTTCTGTTCCATGTGGACAATGCCCGGCGTGTAAACAAATCGGGGATCTTGCCTTTAATGATCTTCTTTTCTTTGATGGCCGGGAAGGACTGATCAAAGTCGACCCTGTGCGTCAACTGCGCTCCACTTGGGGGCAACCGCCCAATGGTGACGGCTATCGTGTGACCATTTTTGCCGAGGCTCAGATGTTCATGACCGAGGCGGCCAACGCATTGCTTAAATCTCTTGAAGAACCACGTCCCGGCAATGTCTTTGTCCTTGCTGCTCCACAACGTGAGCGGCTCTTGGAGACATTGGTTTCCCGATCTTGGGTGGTAACCATGGCTTGGCCCGATGTGCGACAGAATACGCCTGAAGTTACCGAATGGTTGCAGGCTTTGGTTGCATTCTGGCAGACAGGCCGCGGCTGGTTTGCCCGGACGTCAACCAAGGGGGCTGTGGACAAGCATCTTGCCATGCAGGTGGTGCTCGGTATGCAGCGAGAGCTGCGAGAGGCCATGTCCGGTTCGTGTGGGTCGCCACTTTCTTCAACTCTTGCCAATTCTCATGATCTCATATCCCTTCGGCGTATCGGTCTAGTGCTCGATAAGGCTCAGGAAGCCTTGAATACGCAGGTGCCGGTCAATCCGGCCATGGTGCTGGATTGGGTCGCAACTCGAATGATTTAA
- a CDS encoding acyl-CoA dehydrogenase family protein, with amino-acid sequence MYTLRTLPGDDVRQIMWRFAERFDLQMSVQSARAIARSTVAKLVAEGARNTHEWTEQKNDLLTAFDQSGLTALFMDPHQGGFIEGPKNFALALVAFELAWVDAGAATSSLASNLALAPIHEKGTPEQRDFYMAKCVPPQPGEDREIWRGAFALTEPLPYVGVDTGVLCGKASVADWTEGEEPMLQIDKRGRFITNMDFANFVTAAVESKDDRIKGTFMVILEDTDEGVFDRGAPTLKMVHQLSSTRDPVLNLKVPASRIIGGYDVVDGVIVPKYNHSEIIGAVFHRTRIPVGLMTSAKLISAVEPVIRYHRNRFRGGDACTEGSPRFDKGLQINEDALQRLADVWASGEAGCSLAFGASRLADRFDPIEKAKEAHFEAEGIPSVRKQMAVLRKLKDQVCEFIDLEYTSEAERDQARYAELQGDTLVQYAYMEALAGVLNPGVKLWNTGEGANKMREAVALVGGYGITEDCPGFLMQKWSDCQLEATYEGPEAVQRRHLTMTMTSEVFQHIMDNWVKQMQAAGKNVPGLGGYVIASAMELWQWTLNHLKVAKDDDGRKLYHNKRQGVTFPLADALGWLLGPYYLATDVMELIEKGPMSPTLAEGLEDLTGFYKDLCHIQAARAAGEVARICTELVYGFNTCCCNEPTAEPGVRPECTGREDLAQFREIKAKVDMCMAGSRMAKDRAGNALAGVMIPEALDYPIG; translated from the coding sequence ATGTACACACTGCGTACTCTTCCGGGAGATGACGTCCGTCAGATCATGTGGCGTTTTGCCGAGCGTTTCGACCTTCAGATGTCGGTGCAATCCGCCCGCGCTATTGCTCGAAGCACAGTTGCCAAACTCGTGGCCGAAGGCGCACGCAATACACACGAATGGACCGAACAGAAGAATGATCTTCTCACTGCATTCGATCAGTCCGGTTTGACCGCACTGTTTATGGACCCCCATCAGGGTGGATTCATCGAAGGTCCCAAGAACTTCGCTTTGGCTCTGGTCGCTTTCGAATTGGCCTGGGTCGATGCCGGTGCCGCAACATCTTCGTTGGCTTCCAATCTGGCTCTTGCGCCTATTCATGAGAAGGGCACCCCTGAGCAACGTGATTTTTATATGGCCAAGTGCGTTCCACCCCAACCGGGTGAAGATCGTGAAATCTGGCGTGGCGCATTTGCTTTGACCGAACCGTTGCCATACGTGGGCGTTGATACCGGCGTATTGTGCGGCAAGGCTTCCGTGGCCGATTGGACCGAAGGTGAAGAGCCGATGCTCCAGATCGACAAACGTGGTCGGTTTATCACGAATATGGATTTCGCCAACTTCGTGACCGCTGCCGTTGAATCCAAAGACGATCGCATCAAGGGGACGTTCATGGTCATCCTTGAAGATACCGATGAAGGTGTTTTTGATCGAGGTGCACCGACTTTGAAAATGGTTCACCAGCTTTCTTCCACTCGTGATCCCGTGTTGAACCTTAAGGTTCCGGCTTCCCGTATTATCGGTGGTTACGATGTGGTCGACGGCGTGATTGTTCCCAAATACAACCATTCCGAAATTATCGGTGCGGTTTTCCACCGTACCCGTATTCCCGTGGGGTTGATGACTTCGGCCAAACTTATTTCCGCTGTTGAGCCGGTTATTCGGTATCATCGTAACCGTTTCCGCGGTGGTGATGCCTGTACCGAAGGTTCTCCCCGTTTCGACAAGGGACTCCAGATCAACGAAGATGCACTTCAGCGTTTGGCCGATGTTTGGGCATCCGGCGAAGCAGGATGCTCTTTGGCTTTCGGTGCATCCCGTTTGGCTGATCGTTTTGATCCTATCGAGAAGGCCAAGGAAGCCCATTTCGAGGCAGAAGGAATTCCCTCTGTTCGTAAGCAGATGGCAGTCCTTCGCAAGCTCAAGGATCAGGTATGTGAATTTATCGATCTTGAGTACACCTCCGAAGCCGAGCGCGATCAGGCTCGTTATGCAGAATTGCAAGGTGACACGCTAGTCCAGTACGCCTACATGGAAGCGCTGGCCGGTGTCCTCAATCCGGGCGTCAAGCTCTGGAATACCGGTGAAGGTGCCAACAAGATGCGCGAAGCCGTGGCTCTGGTTGGTGGGTACGGTATTACCGAAGATTGCCCCGGCTTCCTGATGCAGAAGTGGTCGGATTGTCAGCTTGAAGCTACCTATGAAGGGCCGGAAGCTGTGCAGCGTCGTCATTTGACCATGACCATGACTTCGGAAGTTTTCCAGCACATCATGGACAATTGGGTGAAGCAGATGCAGGCCGCCGGAAAGAACGTGCCGGGGCTGGGTGGATATGTCATCGCTTCCGCCATGGAGCTTTGGCAGTGGACACTTAATCATCTCAAGGTTGCCAAGGACGACGATGGTCGTAAGTTGTATCATAACAAGCGGCAGGGTGTGACCTTCCCGCTGGCTGATGCGCTTGGCTGGTTGCTTGGACCTTACTATCTGGCTACGGATGTCATGGAGCTGATCGAAAAAGGTCCTATGTCTCCGACTTTGGCAGAAGGACTTGAAGATCTGACCGGATTCTATAAGGATTTGTGTCATATTCAGGCCGCTCGCGCCGCTGGTGAAGTTGCCCGTATTTGTACCGAATTGGTGTACGGTTTCAACACTTGTTGCTGTAATGAGCCGACTGCCGAGCCCGGTGTGCGGCCTGAATGCACAGGTCGTGAAGATTTGGCGCAGTTCCGCGAAATTAAGGCCAAGGTTGATATGTGCATGGCTGGTTCCCGCATGGCAAAAGATCGTGCAGGTAATGCGCTGGCCGGTGTTATGATCCCGGAAGCCCTTGATTATCCCATAGGCTAA
- a CDS encoding adenylosuccinate synthase: MSNIVVFGSQWGDEGKGKIVDMLAEKSDAIVRFQGGNNAGHTLVVDGEQCILHLIPSGVLHPGKKCLIGNGVVLDPFVFCEELDKLDAKGLDVSASRMMISKKTHVILPYHCQMDAAREAAKSDDGKIGTTGRGIGPCYEDKMNRCGVRAGDFADPELLKAKIVKALEEKNILFKHLYGAEAMDAEAVFNQVLPVAERLTPYLGDVSSAIQEAQGNVLFEGAQGTHLDIDHGTYPFVTSSNTVTANAASGSGCSPRDLERIIAIVKAYTTRVGSGPFPTELFDADGEYLQTQGHEFGATTGRKRRCGWLDLVVLKESARLNGPTELAITKLDVLSGLKEIKLCVAYDYKGEQIAYPPQEQNGMAYVTPVYETMPGWDEDITGARSWDDLPANAVAYLKRIEEISGVKVGIVSVGPDRVQTF; this comes from the coding sequence ATGTCCAATATAGTAGTTTTCGGTTCCCAGTGGGGGGACGAGGGAAAAGGCAAGATCGTCGACATGCTCGCCGAGAAGTCAGATGCCATCGTCCGTTTTCAGGGCGGTAACAATGCCGGTCACACCCTGGTGGTGGACGGAGAACAGTGTATTTTGCACTTGATCCCTTCCGGCGTATTGCATCCCGGCAAGAAATGTCTCATCGGTAACGGTGTCGTGCTGGATCCGTTTGTTTTTTGCGAAGAGCTGGACAAGCTTGATGCCAAGGGACTGGATGTTTCAGCCTCCCGCATGATGATCAGTAAAAAAACTCATGTCATTTTGCCGTATCATTGCCAGATGGATGCAGCTCGTGAAGCCGCCAAATCTGATGATGGCAAAATCGGCACAACGGGTCGCGGTATCGGTCCTTGCTATGAGGACAAAATGAACCGTTGCGGTGTCCGTGCCGGAGATTTTGCTGACCCTGAACTGCTCAAGGCCAAGATTGTGAAGGCTCTTGAGGAGAAAAATATTCTTTTCAAGCACCTCTATGGTGCAGAGGCCATGGACGCTGAAGCTGTTTTCAATCAAGTCCTGCCCGTGGCCGAACGACTGACCCCATATTTGGGCGATGTCTCTTCCGCCATTCAGGAAGCACAGGGCAATGTCCTGTTTGAAGGCGCTCAGGGTACTCATTTGGATATTGATCACGGTACGTATCCGTTCGTGACTTCATCCAACACCGTGACAGCCAACGCTGCATCCGGTTCCGGTTGTTCGCCGCGTGATCTGGAGCGTATCATCGCTATCGTCAAAGCCTACACCACTCGTGTTGGTTCTGGCCCGTTTCCCACGGAATTGTTTGATGCCGACGGTGAATATTTGCAGACGCAGGGGCATGAGTTCGGTGCTACGACAGGACGCAAGCGTCGTTGCGGTTGGCTTGACTTGGTTGTGCTCAAGGAGTCCGCACGGCTCAACGGTCCCACCGAGTTGGCTATTACCAAGCTTGATGTGTTGTCCGGTCTGAAAGAGATCAAACTTTGCGTGGCCTATGACTACAAAGGTGAGCAGATTGCTTATCCGCCGCAGGAACAGAATGGTATGGCATATGTCACGCCGGTCTATGAGACCATGCCCGGATGGGACGAGGATATCACCGGTGCTCGGAGCTGGGATGATCTTCCTGCCAACGCCGTGGCATATTTGAAGCGGATCGAGGAAATTTCCGGTGTGAAAGTCGGTATCGTTTCTGTTGGTCCTGATCGGGTCCAGACCTTTTAA
- a CDS encoding class I adenylate cyclase, translating to MDNKKNTIQTITDSIREFATDSILSDGPGIGELTSEFIKWCNDTSPPLQNDAAFRADIVLSFNSIAKKTTDIQTVQHCLQAMIRSGRFGRIVSGRFILAKTVSLHKLDAKISSWPVRDRLAIAHEMLNEYPGDNDKKTLTWLENLLKPLMATDPVELAPFVAELGETGETLAFPVKQAVMGGLLGRWINTRLSNGTHGAELHQICMIIKAIDDASYAEALAKSVELKHIQPDVEVLRTIATVGEAGKKTILTMLFKTLSDSSNGLSGACLDAIIAQNHPGLGKLLASVRTQMPSLKKGVISRIPLLGDTGYADYIQALPNDQQMDAHLEALGVLEAIAPDFVRNVTKQCMPRGQKIHPKGSNSFPVVTPKPKNETVGAQQGFFTKFFKSKPKTLESVLPKYRNIRDMSLPNSHIEDEDLDGRDLTKLNLTGSMFSKTRFIRTKVTNSTLNDTVFFLCQCTASTFNSIDFTDTQFAKTTFSGCTFTNCTFFATNFDDCTFLECRFHDCSFGNASFQRMKMRKTDFGTGSLAGTTIHDCSIRTTRFKAMDLTFSEFVHNDLRGVEFINSVLHAVYIRDCTLASMEMPGTTVTRSIIKNSDVAHPLFLANRIRQMTLFAREVEKGIIPKTSETDPFLAQKALTIWSQELTLMRRERRMLDNNRTRISRAITTMGRTQQEFIRILPLLLDTDNFERKFNFGETPICRVWGYYPSLSTLEIGQQHLNRLQLRPTAPDVRILALYAMGSTGTVAQTAQSDFDCWVCYDGDLTIAMENGLKRKLEAIALWAESEFGLETHFYPMRMDDVRDNRFLSGDEESSGSAQVLLLKEEFYRTALKIAGRSLAWWIVPAGANRKTYDACIRASRRYPVCGKPRLEDFGYLAPVPPDEYFGGSLWQMVKAVHAPFKSVLKLGLLETYAAPGISSLPLCERIKHNIVGNRRGKLDTDPYTALFTTLHDYYLKRNENNAAALLKESFRLKANLSNVPFFMNLPTRPEDESLISVLFGVGYVEPDRIAGVNRSWSFSKSLKMGSRVRQYMVDTYQRIQSGLSTEGATKAHINSEDLTRMGRRIGANFSRKAHKIMRVPFMDTTENGFPILHFSAIKHSHKPPVWVVRGGSAVEAKQSAEALQLLHRNVDPVRMLAWLLANRIYHPKSLLQADRSIAPISVADLQKLMPALHSFFPFDTTFERDINEGLNPEQVTRAFFILNLTTPHDTRRIDKAAVVYATNWGEMYCRTFVHPGQMFETTPSLFLAQKLDQPIIEKPEMSMFLPKGSQCKRITLV from the coding sequence ATGGATAACAAAAAAAACACTATACAAACCATAACTGACTCCATCCGGGAATTTGCAACAGATTCCATACTTTCTGACGGCCCCGGCATAGGTGAACTGACATCTGAATTCATCAAATGGTGTAACGATACATCCCCTCCCCTTCAAAATGACGCCGCCTTTCGTGCTGATATAGTCCTGTCTTTCAACAGTATCGCAAAAAAAACCACTGATATACAAACAGTCCAGCACTGTTTGCAGGCCATGATTCGCTCAGGAAGATTCGGTCGTATCGTATCTGGCCGTTTTATCCTTGCCAAAACGGTCTCACTGCACAAACTGGATGCCAAAATTTCAAGCTGGCCCGTACGCGACAGACTGGCTATTGCTCATGAAATGCTCAACGAATACCCGGGGGATAATGACAAGAAGACCCTCACATGGCTGGAAAATCTGCTCAAACCGCTCATGGCTACGGACCCTGTAGAATTGGCACCTTTTGTGGCTGAACTCGGTGAAACAGGAGAAACTTTGGCCTTCCCTGTCAAGCAGGCCGTAATGGGTGGATTACTGGGACGATGGATCAACACCCGACTCTCCAATGGGACTCACGGAGCAGAACTGCACCAGATATGCATGATCATCAAGGCTATCGATGATGCATCATACGCCGAAGCCTTGGCCAAATCAGTGGAACTCAAACATATTCAACCTGATGTAGAAGTTCTTCGCACCATCGCCACCGTCGGTGAAGCCGGGAAAAAAACGATTCTGACCATGCTTTTCAAAACCCTTTCAGACTCTTCAAACGGTTTGTCTGGGGCATGTCTCGATGCCATTATAGCGCAAAACCATCCAGGGCTCGGTAAGCTGCTTGCCTCAGTCCGCACCCAAATGCCCAGCCTAAAAAAAGGGGTTATCTCACGCATTCCACTGCTTGGAGACACCGGGTATGCTGATTATATTCAAGCCCTTCCCAATGATCAGCAAATGGACGCTCATCTTGAGGCTTTGGGAGTATTGGAAGCCATTGCTCCCGATTTTGTTCGAAATGTTACCAAACAGTGCATGCCTCGCGGCCAAAAAATCCATCCCAAAGGAAGTAATAGCTTCCCCGTTGTCACACCAAAACCGAAAAACGAAACAGTTGGGGCTCAACAGGGCTTTTTTACAAAATTCTTCAAAAGCAAACCCAAAACACTGGAATCAGTTCTTCCTAAATACCGAAACATTCGCGACATGAGTCTTCCCAACTCTCACATTGAAGATGAAGATCTTGATGGACGTGATTTGACCAAACTGAATCTTACTGGCTCCATGTTTTCGAAGACCCGGTTCATCCGCACCAAAGTCACCAACTCAACGCTCAACGACACGGTATTTTTCCTGTGCCAATGTACGGCCTCGACCTTCAACAGCATCGACTTCACAGACACACAATTCGCCAAAACAACGTTCAGCGGCTGTACGTTCACAAATTGTACTTTTTTTGCCACAAATTTTGATGATTGCACTTTTCTGGAATGTCGATTCCACGACTGCTCTTTTGGCAACGCTTCGTTCCAACGCATGAAAATGCGTAAGACCGACTTTGGAACCGGCTCGCTTGCCGGAACAACCATTCATGACTGCAGTATCCGCACGACCCGCTTCAAAGCTATGGACCTGACTTTCAGTGAATTCGTACACAATGACTTACGCGGTGTGGAATTTATCAACTCGGTTCTCCACGCTGTTTACATACGGGACTGCACCCTCGCCTCGATGGAAATGCCGGGAACCACGGTCACCCGCTCCATCATCAAAAATTCCGATGTGGCACACCCTCTGTTTCTAGCTAACCGCATCCGTCAAATGACACTCTTTGCCAGAGAAGTGGAAAAAGGAATCATCCCCAAAACATCGGAAACCGACCCTTTTCTGGCCCAAAAGGCGCTTACGATATGGTCGCAGGAACTGACCCTAATGCGTCGCGAACGGCGCATGCTCGACAATAACCGCACACGAATTTCTCGCGCCATCACAACCATGGGTCGCACCCAGCAGGAATTCATCCGCATACTTCCCCTGCTTTTGGATACAGACAATTTCGAACGGAAATTCAATTTTGGCGAAACCCCGATATGTCGAGTCTGGGGGTATTATCCCAGTTTGAGTACTCTCGAGATTGGACAACAGCACCTTAACAGGCTTCAACTTCGTCCAACAGCACCAGACGTTCGCATCCTCGCTCTTTACGCCATGGGCAGCACAGGTACTGTTGCACAAACGGCCCAATCAGATTTTGACTGCTGGGTGTGTTATGATGGTGACCTGACCATCGCCATGGAAAACGGCCTCAAACGAAAGCTGGAAGCCATAGCTTTGTGGGCGGAAAGCGAATTCGGTCTGGAGACTCACTTCTATCCCATGCGCATGGACGATGTACGCGACAATCGATTCCTGTCTGGCGACGAAGAGAGTTCCGGTTCAGCACAGGTTCTCCTTCTCAAGGAAGAATTTTATCGGACCGCACTCAAAATAGCAGGTAGAAGTCTTGCGTGGTGGATCGTTCCGGCCGGAGCCAATCGAAAAACATATGACGCATGCATCCGTGCATCCCGACGCTATCCGGTCTGCGGAAAACCACGTCTGGAAGATTTCGGATATCTCGCTCCAGTTCCACCTGATGAATATTTCGGAGGTTCCCTCTGGCAAATGGTCAAGGCTGTGCACGCACCATTCAAATCCGTACTCAAACTAGGCCTGCTTGAGACTTATGCGGCACCGGGGATTTCATCGCTCCCGTTGTGCGAACGGATCAAACACAACATCGTCGGCAACAGAAGAGGCAAGCTGGACACAGACCCATACACGGCCCTGTTCACCACCCTGCACGACTATTACCTCAAACGAAATGAAAACAACGCCGCAGCCCTGCTCAAGGAATCATTTCGGCTCAAGGCAAATCTGTCGAACGTCCCATTTTTCATGAATCTGCCCACACGACCAGAAGATGAAAGTCTTATCTCTGTACTCTTCGGTGTTGGCTATGTGGAACCAGACCGCATTGCCGGAGTCAACCGATCATGGTCATTCAGCAAATCTCTCAAAATGGGTTCACGAGTCCGGCAATATATGGTGGACACCTACCAACGGATTCAGTCCGGGCTTTCAACAGAAGGTGCGACCAAAGCGCACATCAATTCAGAAGACCTCACTCGGATGGGCCGCCGAATCGGGGCCAATTTTTCACGAAAAGCGCATAAAATCATGCGAGTGCCCTTCATGGATACAACTGAAAATGGATTCCCCATTCTGCATTTTTCCGCAATCAAACATTCTCATAAACCACCTGTCTGGGTCGTTCGTGGCGGCTCTGCCGTGGAAGCCAAACAATCCGCGGAAGCCTTACAACTTCTCCACCGAAACGTAGACCCCGTTCGCATGCTCGCATGGCTGCTTGCCAACCGAATCTATCATCCGAAAAGCCTCCTCCAGGCCGACAGGTCCATCGCGCCCATCTCCGTGGCAGACTTGCAAAAACTCATGCCCGCCTTGCACAGTTTCTTCCCATTTGACACGACATTTGAACGCGATATCAACGAAGGACTCAACCCGGAACAGGTTACACGCGCTTTCTTCATCCTCAACCTGACCACTCCGCATGACACCAGACGGATTGATAAGGCAGCCGTCGTATACGCCACTAATTGGGGTGAAATGTATTGCCGCACCTTCGTTCACCCCGGCCAGATGTTCGAAACAACCCCATCTCTTTTCCTGGCCCAAAAACTCGATCAACCGATTATTGAAAAGCCGGAAATGTCCATGTTCCTTCCCAAGGGATCGCAATGTAAAAGGATCACTCTGGTATAG
- a CDS encoding Na+/H+ antiporter NhaC family protein produces MKKFLTLTLACLAVAAFLADPAMAADSSKGAGNAKIFGLLTLIPPVVAIVLAFITKNVVLSLFLGVFSGCFMLDLKGWDIYHALIDAFLRFSGEILGSLADSWNAGIVLQCLAIGGLIALVSKMGGAKAIADALVKRAKTPRSSQFVTWLMGLFIFFDDYANSLTVGPIMRPVTDRMKVSREKLAFIIDATAAPIAGIALISTWVAYEVGLIRDGYQMIPLDANAYGVFVETIPFRFYNIFILLFIIFTIWFMREFGPMHKAEVRARTEGKVIADDATPMAAEESSSLEPVPGIKLSIWNAIIPIGTLIVTAFLGFYFNGYGAIDDPALLKSIQASPLSFASMRDCFGASDASVVLFQAALIASMVAIGMAVVKKILPVKEAIETWVTGVKSMNITAVILLLAWSLSGVIKELGTATYLVNVLSDTLPAFLLPSIIFILGSIISFATGTSYGTMGILMPLAIPLAYALQADPNYVILNIGSVLTGAIFGDHCSPISDTTILSSMGSACDHIDHVKTQLAYACTVALIAIVAGYIPAGLGMPVYITLPVGIALTGLAVRFLGKKVDA; encoded by the coding sequence ATGAAAAAATTTCTGACTCTCACTCTAGCCTGCCTTGCGGTCGCCGCTTTCCTCGCCGACCCTGCCATGGCAGCTGATTCGTCCAAGGGTGCTGGCAACGCCAAAATCTTCGGTCTACTCACACTGATTCCGCCCGTGGTTGCCATTGTTCTCGCATTCATCACCAAAAACGTCGTACTCTCGCTGTTTCTCGGCGTTTTCTCCGGTTGTTTCATGCTCGACCTCAAAGGGTGGGATATTTATCACGCTCTGATTGACGCTTTTCTGCGCTTCTCCGGTGAAATTCTTGGCTCACTTGCCGACAGCTGGAACGCCGGTATCGTACTCCAATGTCTGGCTATCGGAGGACTCATCGCTCTGGTTTCCAAAATGGGTGGAGCAAAGGCCATTGCCGACGCACTGGTCAAAAGGGCAAAGACTCCGCGCAGCTCCCAGTTTGTCACATGGCTCATGGGCCTCTTCATCTTCTTTGATGACTATGCCAACTCCCTGACTGTCGGCCCGATCATGCGCCCGGTCACTGACCGCATGAAAGTTTCCCGTGAAAAACTCGCCTTTATCATCGACGCTACCGCCGCTCCCATCGCAGGCATCGCTTTGATCTCCACATGGGTTGCCTACGAAGTCGGCCTGATCCGCGACGGCTATCAGATGATTCCCCTCGACGCCAATGCATACGGCGTCTTCGTCGAGACCATTCCCTTCCGCTTTTATAACATTTTCATTCTGTTGTTCATCATCTTCACCATCTGGTTCATGCGTGAATTCGGCCCCATGCACAAAGCTGAGGTCCGCGCCCGCACAGAAGGCAAAGTCATCGCTGACGACGCCACCCCCATGGCTGCTGAAGAGTCTTCAAGCCTCGAACCCGTACCCGGTATAAAGCTTTCCATCTGGAATGCCATCATTCCCATCGGCACCCTGATTGTCACCGCCTTCCTCGGTTTTTACTTCAACGGATATGGCGCCATCGATGATCCAGCTCTTCTGAAATCCATTCAGGCTTCTCCGCTGAGCTTCGCCTCCATGCGTGATTGCTTCGGTGCATCTGATGCCTCGGTGGTTCTGTTTCAAGCAGCACTCATCGCCAGTATGGTTGCCATCGGCATGGCTGTCGTAAAAAAGATTCTCCCCGTCAAGGAAGCCATTGAGACGTGGGTTACCGGCGTAAAATCCATGAACATCACCGCGGTCATCCTGCTCCTCGCATGGTCCCTGTCCGGCGTAATCAAGGAATTAGGCACCGCAACCTATCTGGTCAACGTGCTTTCCGATACGCTGCCGGCCTTCCTACTGCCGTCCATCATCTTCATACTCGGTTCCATCATCTCATTTGCAACCGGAACCTCATACGGCACCATGGGTATCCTCATGCCGCTGGCCATCCCCTTGGCCTATGCGCTTCAGGCAGACCCGAATTACGTCATCCTGAACATCGGTTCAGTCCTGACAGGCGCCATCTTCGGTGACCACTGCTCCCCCATCTCGGACACCACTATCCTGTCTTCCATGGGTTCCGCATGTGACCATATCGACCACGTCAAGACGCAGCTCGCCTACGCCTGTACCGTGGCCCTCATCGCCATTGTCGCCGGATACATTCCGGCAGGACTCGGCATGCCGGTCTACATCACCCTGCCTGTCGGTATCGCCCTCACCGGCCTCGCCGTCCGCTTCCTGGGCAAGAAGGTCGACGCATAG
- a CDS encoding GNAT family N-acetyltransferase, which translates to MHIIPFSDHDTDSIVDLITTIQINEFGVKTSADQQPDLRTIPDFYQQGVGNFWLAFEGDELVGTIALLDTGDGVCALRKMFVKKEYRGKEYGVAAALMQTLIDWSRDKGVREIYLGTVDVYHAAHRFYEKNGFVEITKAQLPERVPVMCVDVKYYRYSF; encoded by the coding sequence ATGCATATCATACCTTTTTCCGATCACGACACAGATTCCATCGTCGACCTCATCACGACTATTCAGATTAACGAATTTGGCGTGAAGACATCTGCTGATCAACAGCCGGATTTGCGAACTATACCGGATTTTTATCAGCAGGGAGTGGGTAACTTCTGGCTTGCTTTTGAAGGTGATGAACTGGTGGGAACTATTGCGCTTTTGGATACCGGTGATGGCGTGTGTGCCCTGCGCAAGATGTTTGTGAAAAAGGAATATCGTGGCAAGGAATATGGTGTTGCGGCCGCTTTGATGCAGACTTTGATTGATTGGTCGAGAGACAAGGGTGTTCGAGAAATCTACCTTGGCACTGTGGACGTCTATCACGCTGCCCATCGTTTTTACGAGAAGAATGGATTTGTGGAAATTACCAAAGCACAGTTGCCGGAAAGAGTTCCGGTTATGTGTGTGGATGTGAAATACTACCGTTATTCTTTTTGA